A region from the Sphingomonas sp. S2-65 genome encodes:
- a CDS encoding Crp/Fnr family transcriptional regulator, translated as MRSATILFERNLTFRKVILDYLSKLFVQAAGISAARAAFDLPTRLARLIRMLHQRTDGDTIDITHYDIARLLCTGRPGVTEALHHLEGIGAIRATRGSIRIRDQLLLSQAGDLNSPDRLRNGRGLRRL; from the coding sequence ATGCGGTCGGCGACGATATTATTCGAGCGAAACCTAACTTTCAGGAAGGTGATACTCGATTATCTGAGCAAGCTGTTTGTGCAGGCTGCAGGTATATCGGCCGCCAGGGCGGCTTTCGACCTTCCAACGCGATTAGCACGTCTTATTCGAATGCTGCATCAGCGCACCGACGGGGACACAATTGACATCACGCATTACGACATTGCCAGACTACTCTGCACGGGTAGGCCCGGTGTGACGGAGGCGCTCCACCATTTGGAGGGTATCGGAGCGATTAGGGCTACTCGCGGGTCCATTCGTATTCGCGATCAGCTTCTGCTCTCGCAGGCTGGTGATCTGAATTCTCCTGATCGTCTGCGGAATGGTCGCGGCCTGCGGCGCCTCTGA
- a CDS encoding response regulator transcription factor produces MLVEARVCFTVREQEILVRLAQGLSSKEIARDLSLKPRTVECHIERLRIKTGVRNRLQLMVAAIRAGVVDAVPTREAHDVRTPMLGR; encoded by the coding sequence ATGCTGGTAGAAGCACGGGTCTGCTTCACCGTTCGTGAGCAGGAAATACTTGTGCGCCTAGCGCAAGGCCTCTCCTCCAAGGAGATCGCGAGAGACCTGAGCCTAAAACCTCGAACCGTCGAATGTCATATCGAACGCCTGCGCATCAAGACGGGGGTACGCAACCGCTTGCAACTCATGGTCGCGGCGATCCGCGCGGGTGTCGTTGATGCTGTTCCCACCCGGGAAGCTCACGACGTCCGCACTCCGATGCTCGGGCGGTGA
- a CDS encoding cupin domain-containing protein, which yields MAVFNKDIIELALKNKNFQKEVYYDDNCQIVMMSIEPGDDIGEETHDADQTTFFVSGEGQAVVDGSRTKVIENRLIVIPKGAKHNIINKGEEPLKLFTIYSPPAEEQGISHKTKAEAEAAEE from the coding sequence ATGGCGGTGTTCAACAAGGACATCATCGAGCTCGCGCTCAAGAACAAGAACTTCCAAAAGGAAGTTTATTACGATGACAACTGCCAGATCGTAATGATGAGCATCGAGCCTGGCGACGATATCGGCGAAGAAACTCACGACGCGGATCAGACCACATTCTTCGTCTCGGGCGAAGGTCAGGCGGTGGTCGACGGCAGCCGCACGAAGGTGATCGAGAACCGGCTGATCGTCATCCCGAAGGGCGCCAAGCACAACATCATCAACAAGGGAGAGGAGCCGCTGAAGCTCTTTACCATCTACTCACCTCCGGCAGAAGAACAGGGTATTAGCCACAAGACCAAGGCCGAAGCCGAGGCCGCAGAGGAATAG